One stretch of Acidobacteriota bacterium DNA includes these proteins:
- a CDS encoding transcriptional regulator, with protein sequence MRLGIISALAVREALTFSELKRLLDATDGNLSVHARKLEDANYVVCTKSFAGRVPRTEYRITSAGRKALEQYLDHMEQIIQQTRGN encoded by the coding sequence ATGCGCCTTGGGATCATCAGCGCTCTTGCTGTTCGAGAGGCGCTTACCTTTTCGGAGCTGAAGCGGCTGTTGGATGCTACCGACGGCAATCTGAGCGTCCATGCTCGCAAGCTGGAGGACGCCAACTACGTAGTCTGCACCAAGAGTTTTGCAGGCCGTGTGCCGCGCACCGAGTACCGGATTACCTCAGCAGGGCGCAAGGCTTTGGAGCAATATCTCGACCACATGGAGCAGATCATCCAGCAAACCCGCGGCAACTGA